A genomic region of Papaver somniferum cultivar HN1 chromosome 7, ASM357369v1, whole genome shotgun sequence contains the following coding sequences:
- the LOC113293438 gene encoding G-type lectin S-receptor-like serine/threonine-protein kinase CES101 produces MVETYAYSTQTKMDDRNCDIQGYCLRNVHVIAIIIGIAVTGLCTFICWRWMTKQRGKGTELYLLDSYGETSDSNMFGDNQELEMFNFETLANAANNFSDASKLGHGGFGSVYKANLVNGQVVAVKRLAKGSGQGLEEFKNEVLVISKLQHRNLVRLLGCCTERDEKILVYEYMPNKSLDAYFSLIQPN; encoded by the exons ATGGTAGAAACATACGCGTATTCTACGCAAACAAAGATGGATGACAGAAACTGTGACATACAAG GGTACTGCCTCAGAAATGTCCACGTAATTGCGATCATCATAGGAATAGCTGTAACCGGTCTTTGCACATTCATTTGCTGGAGGTGGATGACAAAACAGAGAG GAAAAGGCACAGAACTTTACTTACTTGATAGTTATGGAGAGACGTCAGATTCAAACATGTTTGGGGACAACCAAGAACTGGAAATGTTCAATTTTGAAACCCTGGCTAACGCTGCAAACAATTTTAGCGACGCGTCAAAACTTGGGCACGGTGGTTTTGGTTCAGTCTATAAG GCAAATTTGGTAAATGGACAAGTAGTAGCTGTGAAAAGGCTTGCCAAGGGTTCCGGTCAAGGCTTAGAAGAGTTCAAAAATGAAGTTCTGGTGATCTCTAAACTTCAACACAGGAATCTAGTTAGACTTTTAGGTTGTTGCACTGAAAGGGATGAGAAGATATTGGTATATGAATATATGCCTAACAAAAGCTTGGATGCATATTTCTCTTTG ATCCAACCCAACTAA
- the LOC113296056 gene encoding putative F-box/LRR-repeat protein At3g58880 — protein sequence MQESKNSQFASSIMNEEEKEEEEEKHDRFDSLPDDLIHLILFYFNDTRDVVRKFILISKRWLKLCKSLPFLIFYRASFPQDEELHDQNFIDFVDMVLLHHQDSPIFSFTLHWFYSSDDDAVIRNTNRWIHAALQRDVQELVINTGQNEHFTYNIPYKLLNAKQLRKLRVNFFCVSGYSHIVLPDRIHLPNLKYLWLAGLSISDESLTKKLLSSCPLLETLELHDCDMRTDNKRTLTVDCPNLQRFEFVHLFPHVLSLNNTMARVLRLTAPNLQKFTCRSFFGQAYCLENCSPLSDVSFEMVLEDEDDASYKALTSLPVEIKKVYVKRVMQFIRTVCKVKSMTLSSGILEVLSLALDMPDLQPPGLCNLQCLKIEMAFTKSSLRALAYLLKITPIVDSVFLVSEESNLEDAGDEWGEGMVLPRMLSHLKFIQIEGMEGCDNELRALQYLLRNAKVLMEVQLVFCSFVGAPEVEQFVEKVRGLPTTSSNMTITKKQDFEEGQMFGAE from the exons ATGCAAGAATCCAAGAACAGCCAATTCGCTTCTAGTATTatgaatgaagaagagaaagaagaagaagaagaaaaacatgatagATTTGACAGTTTACCCGATGATCTAATTCATCTCATCCTCTTCTATTTCAATGACACGAGAGATGTAGTGAGAAAATTTATTCTCATCTCTAAGCGATGGTTAAAACTCTGTAAATCTCTCCCCTTTCTTATATTTTACAGAGCTTCTTTTCCTCAAGATGAGGAGTTGCATGATCAGAATTTTATCGACTTTGTGGACATGGTCctccttcatcatcaggattCCCCTATTTTCAGTTTCACTTTGCATTGGTTCTACTCTTCTGATGATGATGCGGTTATCAGAAATACTAATAGGTGGATTCATGCTGCCCTGCAGCGCGATGTTCAAGAATTAGTTATAAATACAGGGCAGAATGAACACTTCACATACAACATTCCATACAAACTCTTGAATGCGAAGCAATTGAGGAAGTTAAGAGTTAACTTCTTTTGCGTTTCTGGGTATTCCCATATTGTTCTGCCAGATAGAATCCATTTGCCAAATCTTAAGTATCTCTGGCTTGCTGGTTTGTCGATTTCTGATGAATCACTAACAAAGAAACTGTTGTCGAGCTGTCCCTTGCTTGAAACTTTAGAGCTGCATGACTGTGATATGCGCACAGATAACAAAAGAACTTTGACAGTGGATTGCCCAAACCTTCAGAGGTTTGAATTTGTTCATCTCTTTCCGCATGTGTTGTCGTTAAACAACACAATGGCCAGAGTACTAAGGTTAACAGCGCCGAATCTCCAAAAGTTTACTTGTCGATCTTTCTTCGGACAAGCTTATTGTTTAGAAAATTGTTCTCCTCTGTCAGATGTTAGTTTCGAAATGGTATTAGAAGACGAGGATGATGCGAGCTATAAAGCATTGACAAGTTTGCCCGTGGAGATAAAGAAAGTGTATGTGAAAAGGGTGATGCAGTTTATAAGAACAGTTTGCAAGGTCAAAAGCATGACATTGTCTTCGGGAATCCTTGAG GTTCTGTCTCTAGCTCTTGACATGCCTGATTTGCAACCACCTGGCTTGTGTAATCTTCAATGTTTGAAGATTGAAATGGCGTTCACAAAAAGTAGCTTGCGGGCATTAGCCTACTTACTCAAGATCACTCCCATCGTCGATTCAGTTTTCCTTGTATCGGAGGAG TCGAACCTAGAAGATGCTGGAGATGAGTggggagaaggaatggtattgcCACGAATGCTGTCTCACCTCAAGTTTATTCAAATTGAAGGAATGGAAGGATGTGATAATGAGCTCAGAGCTCTGCAATATTTGCTACGAAATGCAAAGGTTTTGATGGAAGTTCAGCTTGTTTTCTGCTCTTTTGTTGGTGCACCTGAAGTAGAGCAATTTGTGGAAAAGGTAAGAGGACTTCCTACAACATCTTCAAATATGACAATCACGAAGAAGCAAGATTTCGAGGAAGGTCAAATGTTTGGGGCAGAATGA